In a genomic window of Caloenas nicobarica isolate bCalNic1 chromosome 1, bCalNic1.hap1, whole genome shotgun sequence:
- the RPL18A gene encoding large ribosomal subunit protein eL20: MKASGTLREYKVVGRCLPTPKCRTPPLYRMRIFAPNHVVAKSRFWYFVSQLKKMKKSSGEIVYCGQVYEKSPLKVKNFGIWLRYDSRSGTHNMYREYRDLTTAGAVTQCYRDMGARHRARAHSIQIMKVEEIAASKCRRPAVKQFHDSKIKFPLPHRVLRRQHKPRFTTKRPNTFF, encoded by the exons ATGAAGGCGTCGGGCACC CTCCGGGAGTACAAGGTGGTCGGTCGATGCCTGCCCACGCCGAAGTGCAGGACCCCTCCTCTCTATCGCATGCGGATCTTCGCTCCGAACCATGTTGTTGCCAAGTCCCGGTTCTGGTACTTCGTTTCTCAgctgaagaagatgaagaaatctTCTGGAGAAATTGTGTACTGTGGCCAG GTGTATGAGAAGTCCCCTCTGAAGGTAAAAAATTTTGGTATTTGGTTGCGCTATGATTCTCGTAGCGGAACTCACAACATGTACCGGGAGTACAGGGATTTGACCACAGCTGGTGCCGTCACTCAGTGCT ACCGTGATATGGGAGCCCGTCATCGTGCCCGTGCTCACTCTATTCAGATCATGAAAGTTGAGGAAATCGCTGCCAGCAAGTGCCGTAGACCAGCAGTCAAGCAGTTCCAC GATTCTAAAATCAAGTTCCCTCTGCCACACAGAGTTCTGCGTCGCCAGCACAAACCACGTTTCACCACCAAGAGACCAAATACTTTCTTTTAG
- the XPOT gene encoding exportin-T, with product MDEQALLGLNPNADADFRQRALAYFEQLKISQDAWQVCAEALAQGIYSDDHIKFFCFQVLEHQVKFKYSELTEVQQQLIRETLITWLQAQMLNPQPEKTFIRNKAAQVFALLFVTEYLTKWPKFFFDILSVVDLNPRGVDMYLRILMAVDAELVDRDVVHTSEEARRNTLLKDTMREQCIPSLVESWYQILQNYQYNNSELTCQCLEVVGAYVSWIDLSLIANERFINMLLGHMSVEVLREEACDCLFEIVNKGMDPIDKTKLVESLCQVLQSAGLFSIDQEDDVDFLARFSKLVNGMGQALIASWTKLIKNGDMKSAQDTLQAIEAKVALMLQLLIHEDDDISSNIIGFCYDYLHILKQLSALSDQQKANVEAIMLAVMKKLTYDEEYNFENEGEDEAMFVEYRKQLKLLLDRLAQVSPELLLASVRRVFNTTLQNWQTTRFMEVEVAIRLLYMLAEALPVSHGAHFSGDVTKATALQDMMRTLVTSGVSAYQHTSVTLEFFETVVRYEKFFSVEPQHIPTVLMAFLDHRGLRHTSPKVRSRTAYLFSRFVKSLNKQMNPFIEDVLNRIQDLLELSPPENGYQALLSSDDQLFIYETAGVLIVNSEYSAERKQVLMRNLLTPLMEKFKVLLEKLMMAQDEDRQMALADCLNHAVGFASRTSKAFSNKQTVKQCGCSEVYLDCLQTFLPALSCPLQKEVLRSGVRTFLHRMIICLEEEVLPFIPSASEHMLKDCEAKDLQEFIPLINQITAKFKAQVSPFLQQMFMPLLHAIFEVLLLPAEENDQSAALEKQMLRRSYFAFLQTVTGSGMSEVIANQGAENVERVLFTVIQGAVDYPDPIAQKTCFIILSKLVELWGGKDGPVGFADFVYKHIVPACFLAPLKQTFDLADAQTVLALSECAVTLKTIHLKRGPECVQYLQQEYLPSLQVAPEIIQEFCQALQQPDAKVFKNYLKVFFQRAKP from the exons ATGGATGAACAAGCCCTATTAGGACTAAACCCAAATGCCGATGCAGACTTCAGACAAAGA GCACTAGCCTACTTTGAGCAGCTGAAGATCTCTCAGGATGCTTGGCAAGTCTGTGCAGAAGCATTAGCTCAGGGTATATACAG tgATGATCACAtcaagtttttttgttttcaagttcTGGAACATCAAGTTAAGTTCAA ataCTCTGAACTTACTGAAGTCCAGCAGCAGCTAATTAGAGAAACACTCATAACATGGCTGCAAGCACAG ATGCTGAATCCCCAGCCTGAGAAGACTTTTATTCGCAACAAAGCAGCACAAGtctttgcattgctttttgttACTGAATATCTCACAAAATGGCCCAAGTTTTTTTTTGATATTCTATCAGTAGTTGACCTTAATCCACGAGGCGTGGACATGTACCTCAGAATCCTTATGGCTGTTGATGCTGAGCTGGTAGACCGGGATGTTGTTCATACATCAGAG GAGGCTCGTAGGAACACCTTATTAAAAGATACTATGAGGGAACAGTGCATTCCAAGTTTAGTGGAATCGTGGTACCAAATCCTACAAAACTATCAATATAATAACTCAGAGTTGACATGCCAGTGCCTTGAAGTAGTTGGAGCGTATGTATCCTGGATAGATTTGAGCCTGATAGCCAATGAAAG gttTATAAATATGCTGCTAGGTCACATGTCTGTGGAAGTTCTCCGTGAAGAAGCCTGTGATTGTTTGTTTGAAATTGTAAATAAGGGGATGGACCCAATTGACAAAACAAAATTGGTTGAATCTTTATGTCAAGTATTGCAGTCTGCGGGCCTCTTCAGTATTGATCAG GAAGATGATGTGGATTTTCTGGCCAGATTTTCAAAGCTGGTCAATGGGATGGGGCAAGCGTTAATAGCTAGTTGGACAAAACTGATAAAAAATGGTGATATGAAGAGTGCTCAGGACACTCTGCAAGCTATTGAAGCAAAAGTGGCCCTAATGTTGCAACTGCTAATTCACGAAGATGACGACATCTCATCTAATATCATTGGCTTTTGTTATGACTACCTTCACATCCTGAAACAA ctttcTGCACTTTCAGACCAACAAAAAGCTAATGTAGAG GCAATCATGTTGGCTGTTATGAAGAAGTTGACGTATGATGAAGAAtacaattttgaaaatgag gGTGAAGATGAAGCAATGTTTGTGGAGTACAGAAAACAGTTGAAGCTATTGCTGGACAGACTTGCTCAGGTCTCACCAGAGTTACTGTTGGCATCTGTCCGCAGAGTTTTTAACACTACACTTCA GAATTGGCAGACTACACGATTCATGGAAGTAGAAGTAGCAATAAGGCTGCTGTATATGTTGGCTGAGGCTCTTCCTGTATCTCATGGTGCTCACTTCTCTGGTGATGTTACAAAAGCTACAGCTTTACAAGACATGATGAGAACG CTGGTGACTTCTGGTGTTAGTGCCTATCAACATACATCAGTGACCCTGGAATTCTTTGAAACAGTCGTTAGATATGAAAAATTCTTTTCTGTTGAACCGCAGCACATTCCAACCGTTCTA ATGGCGTTTTTAGATCACCGTGGTCTTCGCCATACAAGTCCCAAAGTACGAAGTCGAACAGCTTACCTCTTTTCCAGATTTGTCAAGTCTCTTAA TAAGCAAATGAACCCCTTTATTGAAGATGTTCTGAATAGAATACAAGACCTGCTGGAACTTTCTCCTCCT GAAAATGGTTACCAGGCTCTGTTAAGCAGTGATGATCAACTTTTCATTTATGAAACAGCTGGAGTATTAATAGTTAACAGCGAAtactctgcagaaagaaaacaggttcTAATGAGGAATTTGTTGACTCCACTGATGGAGAAGTTCAAAGTATTGTTAGAAAAGCTCATGATGGCACAAGACGAGGACAGACAGATGGCACTGGCTGACTGCCTCAATCATGCCGTTGGGTTTGCTAG CCGAACCAGCAAGGCTTTCAGCAATAAGCAAACTGTAAAACAATGTGGCTGCTCAGAGGTTTATCTGGACTGCTTACAAACATTTTTGCCAGCTCTCAGTTGTCCATTACAAAAAGAAGTTCTGAGAAGTGGTGTCCGCACTTTCCTTCACCGCATGATTATTTGCCTAGAGGAAGAAGTTCTTCCATTTATTCCTTCTGCCTCTGAACACATGCTTAAAGATTGCGAAGCAAAAGATCTTCAAGAATTCATTCCTCTTATAAACCAAATAACAGCCAAGTTTAAG GCACAAGTTTCACCTTTTCTGCAACAGATGTTTATGCCACTACTTCATGCTATTTTTGAGGTGTTGCTCcttccagcagaagaaaatgaccAGTCTGctgctttagaaaaacaaatgctacGGAGGagttactttgcttttctgcagacAGTAACTGGCAGTGGAATGAGTGAAGTCATAGCTAATCAAG GTGCAGAGAATGTGGAGCGTGTGTTGTTCACTGTCATTCAAGGAGCGGTGGATTACCCAGATCCTATTGCACAGAAGACctgttttattattctttctaaGTTGGTGGAGCTTTGGG gagGTAAAGATGGCCCAGTAGGTTTTGCAGACTTTGTCTACAAGCACATCGTTCCTGCATGTTTCTTAGCACCTTTGAAGCAAACGTTTGACTTAGCAGATGCCCAGACAGTATTG